taataaaatagtataaccattaaccataattaaataatataaatgtaacacaactaaaaaaaaaaaaataattaccctATCTTTTTTATGCAATAAATGTGGCATAGAAGATCTATAAACATGTATTAATGACTTAGCTGCCATCATGACACTACGCTCacgataatttttgtattgagCAAGATCTCTTAGTAAATCTTCAGTCATAACCAAGGGGGCTCTTGAACACATTTCACGAATTGCATTTAACCTAAGAAacacaaatatatgtataccatattttctgctattttaaaaatctattcatTAATATGCAAATCTTACCCAATTGCCATGACATCAGATGAATTTCTTTcggtaacaaaattattaactaatgcACGTAACACAGGTTCTAAAACATCGGGTGGAACAACTTCGTGTGATGCCTGAGCAACAAATTGCATCATTCGTACTACctctaaaacattataaatcaaattattacagTGTAAATACTTTATCTGATATTATGACTTTCAGTAGCCAAAATTTTAAGTGTATCTTACATCTACATTAATAAACTGTAATCacaacaatatttatcatgaaatcgactattttagtaaaaatatcaaaataaataaaagaaccaactttaaataaccaatttagttacataaattaaaattaatatgaatttatttattaataatacacatatatatattatagaaagtcaaaatttatattatattaaccttTTTGATGAGGTTGTAAAAACCTTTGGATATAAgggtaaaaattgaaaattattaattggtgTAAACCAATTAATCGTGAAACTACATCTAATGTCAACATTTTTACTTCAAACCGTTCATGTCTTTTTTCTAActgatgaaataatttttctgcAAACCCTTGAGGATCATGTATTAATGTCAAAGCCGCAAAATTAGATGATTGtgattgtttctttttttttttatttttctgaaataattgaattgaattatatttttagactttatttttataaatacaaatcaaaaataatttaagtaatttgaaATGATCCATACCTCAACTaatcttttaactttttttaaattttttgttctttttcTTGTAGTTTTGCTCACTTTATTAGCCATAATCACTTCTCTAGTATTGGGTGTGTccttagataataattaaattttttttagtattttaaggaataacataatcatttggtaaataattacatcatCTGAACTTGATGAATCACTCTCGTCTGAAGAATCATTAGCATCCACagttacaaaaaattttaatgcagCAACCATGactttagttatttttgaaaaacaaccTGTTGATATAACATTGACTGTTTTTGTATCcctccaaatattttttttgtacaaatcaACCATTATACCCTTAAATAGAAAACATTATATCAATgcaatatggtatatatttttaatttttttattatacaatttacttaatacttacTAAAGACATTTTAGCTGCCTTAGCATTGTTATCTTTAAGCATGGTGTACATAAAATTTTGAAGattctaacaaaaaaaaaaaaaaacaataattataatctacaGTTGCTCATAACTTCAGTATCTTTATACAACACTTACTCGATTTAATTTGGCATCTTTATGTTTTGAATTCAAGTTCTTAATATCAGAAACTATATGTGATTCTAAAAATTTTCTTAGTTCTTTATCTTGTGATCTGAGTAATCCAAAAAATAGAGAAAGCAAATCTGTAGGTGTCAATAATCGCTTGTTACGTAACAATATTAAAGCTCGGCAAAATGTCTGAgaatataaatacagtaacattataattgcatattttaatttttaaattgtgttgtTATTAACACTTACCATTCGCATATCCTTATCTAGAACAGGACCATGAGTCTGTAACATATCCGTGAGCTCTTGTGCAAAGGTTGCCAATTCACCAGGATAGCAATGCGCTACCTGAGCCATAAACATTACCAGTTCATCAAGGCTTTTATTGAAATCTGTTGGGCGCAATGTGAAAACTGCCAATAGTGATTTATAATGGCGTTGTTGTTGTAggaactaaaaatgtttaagttttaaacatcaattacaaaattattcatgATAGTCAatcttttaatagttaaatttacttCATCCTTATACGATGCTGGATCcctttttataagattttggAGTTGTGGTAAATTGTTTGGCAACTGATTATTGTGCCGCACCATTTTGTATTGTAAGTGGCTATCAACAAGTCCGATATGAATCCATGAACTACGCACCAGTCATAAATTAGTATGAATTAAGTACAACTGTGCTAGTACGCTAGACAGTAGACAGAAAAAGTAaagagcaatataatattacgagttACTATATGGCGGTTACGGGGGAGAAGGGAAATTATACGCCATGCGGTGATAAACTGACTGATATCCCACAAAATGataagaatgaaaaaaaaatctcaattttACTACTACcaacatgaaaaaataaaactcccatctaattatattttgctgcCATCTTTTGCGCCGTGACAccaacaacataataataacaaaaaaatgttccgaattttaattattttattttcccaaacaatttaaattcatatgttaattattattcagttatctcagcttgaataataaaaatatttacattaaaaatacagcATAGCGTACTAGGGTGTGCCATGTAGCCTGTAGGTCGTATACCCGTGACTGTCCATTAATTTTGGTAAAACTGCAActagcttaaaatattttttggattttgtCATTGTCGTAGAAAGCCtttaaacaattgaaattCTAAGGTAAAATTtgctgtttaattatttttagattctgagcgaagtgatgaatgtattgattttacaatgtgtaGTTTTTTTACGATAAATAGTCGACTGTAGGCAGTTTTGGAcatcaaattacattttatcttaattaaaaatttaccagtttacataaaaatcataGAGAAAACTGAGAAACCACAgacaataaattaagaaacaaCAGGAATTTCTATGGAAAACTAGTCTTATTTAGATGTCTCTTCGTCATATCGGGTCTAAAAATTGGATTTGGCGTGTACTGCGCTCTATTAACAAACAACATAGACTATTGAAAACAACAATGCAATTACTAGATGACGCtagtaaatatcaaaaatgtttttatatttttaaatgtcttaCCTTTAATACTATTgacattgattataatatattattatattatagtatttataatcaatactatTGACTATAGAATGGTCTATTCCATAATAAATGCCTATACGAGCATTGGTATAGCCTTATAAAAACTTTGAAGAAGTTTTCGTttttcacttatttttttgtcgtttCCCGATTAGCGATGAAAGGAAAATATGTCAATTGAATATTTGGATAATATACAGTTAAgtgatacatatttaactgtgaAAATGGGATTTAACAAcgttaatttagtttatttacacaatgcgttatactatattattataatgatacctatcattaatttattgtttattatattgagttacatttttcataatatttcatgaaagaaaattatgtgttgtataactttttaaattatttatgaataacaagtaattattattttaaataaagttaaaaataacaaatgtataaaaaaaattaaggtaaCCGATTGGCGATTTATCAGTATTGATATACCTAAAACAGCAAAAGATAAACGAAACTATGATAGTCTGTGATAACTAATAAGGTATAGTTGGTGGTTAATAGAttagttatttagttatatctgattacgaattaataaaattaaatataaaaatgataagtaataattattaaaaaacgaattttgcattttaaaaaatatgcaaaaaatattCCTCCCCGGCGGGGAATCGAACCCCGGTCTCCCGCGTGACAGGCGGGGATACTTACCACTATACTACCGAGGACtatgatgtaatataaaaaattaactatttttcacTCATCCAGTGGCCTTTGTTGCTGTgcatttaattaagtaaaaaaataatttttcttcatacttattaatattattattcgtattttgcaataatacatacaaatcaGACATTAGTAATCGAATATAGGAAAACATTTTGTAGATGATCTcaatttaacgttttaaaaacagtattCCAAGTGCGAAATTATTAAACGTAGAACCGTGGatcactacattttttaaatactattataatttatagttacttacctaaatttttactgtatatgtttatgaatttaaaatttaaaaatataatccacgatattgttaataatgaaCATGGATTTATGTCCGCCTAAATTCGACGGGTATCGTTTAAAATCACACACACTTTgacagttaaaaatttaatattaattaggtattaaacaaattgttataaaataactcaatatatgagatcttatattataatttcgatatcaattaaaaataactatgtttaaaaaataattcaatacataattaatataaaacaaggtacctaggtaggtatatatagttaataatactgGGAAAGGAATAAATGCAGATATATCCTAAATagtgttttcaaatattttattaaatttatttcataatttataattttatgattctgattaaatgtaataactgATGCGTGGTTCTAAAAGATAATACGATTTTAGATAAACGTAGTGTGCGTTATTGATGCATGGATACCATTATACCAGTGTGTGTGTGGTAATGAATGGTTTGGTTTGGGAAAACTATGCGGAATCGATGTTAGGATTTGAACGacctttttttgaaaatatacgaTTATGACGATCACCAAATTCGACAAGTGTTACATGATACATGACTCATAATTACGATTgaagatattatgtttaatcgtGAAtcgtaattaaatgaaaattacacaacaactaatattcattaatattaaattttattttgtattttttttaaacaaatagtctttataaaaacacattcTTTACGTCAATACACaccaacttattttaatttatatttaaaaatgattaatcatTATCACTATAGCTGTAAGTTAgagatttttcatttaatcatGAATTATGGTTTGGAATTATctcaaatgatttttatcaacatttaacaACAATAGTAATGGTTGAATTGCTATTTGCTTATCGGAGCAACAAATTAATCTATGTATTTAGTAGAGATTTTATACcgaagtaattaataaaatgattatgctGAGTTGAGCATATATTATGCTAAACTTAAAcctttagaatataaaatatttataaattaaatttaatcattacgctgaaaactataaaatttaaaaatatataccaaagAATGTATGCAAATATAAACGAGTGGCGAGTGCTCATAGGAAAAATCTCAGTTTCAAAAAAAGCCCGATATCTATAGTCATAtcggttatttttattaaaaaattccaaCAAAAGACAACTAATTCtaaccaattaaaaatatatataatttttttagtgaataCTGGCGTGTGCGATCTACGTGCTATTTACCAGTATGCCGCATGTGGTGATGTCCACGACCAGTGGTAAAAATGCGCGTATTTTCCAACcattatttaaacatgttctgaagtttttaaattattttaataagcgtAGATTACCAATCACGGTAAAATTTAGgtagaaaacaaaatagacTGCATCGAATTTTCAGTGAGCTGCAAAGATATACACGtacacttataaattattgaaatacactAAGCGTCgtatctaatattttgtttatttttttccatattagAGTCAggtagtaaaatattgtattattatattattatgatatagctTAATagtcgataaaaatattttattgattattcgtATTTCGCTTTCGAGGTCTTCAAACTCCATGGGATTTTTAAGGTTTATTTCTAATCCAGTTGCATCTTGCATATATACTAGGTATATCTCTGgctttgatatatataatttaggtatctTAAACTAGTCAGTAGTTaactagtataattatttatattaactaacacGAGTACACTATATACAGtgaaatgtatactatatgcctatatttagtgtatactgagtgattcttttattaaacaatatttactacttcaaaatctattaacatttttagaaaacgtttgtttttttttataatttccagtcgaaataatatatttaatatatgtatatactcgtatatattaatatttttatgtcttatccttataatttttaggttttttttttacttttttgaacaaGTGAAGTAATAGGCTAACATTTTGCAGCGTATCCCCGTACTACTCAGTACTCCACTCCACTCACCTGTAAAGCTTTAGATACTTATGAAGTTatagatcataatatactcctccaatttttgatttgtatgTACTTATCGAAATACttcgaaaaatatattgctttagaatataaaaattaaaaatgttcgttgttattcaaaaaagtaaaacatttaaaaattataacgaaaaaaaatattttcaaaaaagttaatagatgataaaataatgagtgttgcttgataaaaaaatcactctgcagtctgtatatatatatacatatatttattcatattatataatatgtatatgtaattaatataaatgtttttgtttgtataataatattcactttgta
This sequence is a window from Rhopalosiphum maidis isolate BTI-1 chromosome 1, ASM367621v3, whole genome shotgun sequence. Protein-coding genes within it:
- the LOC113560621 gene encoding protein SDA1 homolog, encoding MVRHNNQLPNNLPQLQNLIKRDPASYKDEFLQQQRHYKSLLAVFTLRPTDFNKSLDELVMFMAQVAHCYPGELATFAQELTDMLQTHGPVLDKDMRMTFCRALILLRNKRLLTPTDLLSLFFGLLRSQDKELRKFLESHIVSDIKNLNSKHKDAKLNRNLQNFMYTMLKDNNAKAAKMSLGIMVDLYKKNIWRDTKTVNVISTGCFSKITKVMVAALKFFVTVDANDSSDESDSSSSDDDTPNTREVIMANKVSKTTRKRTKNLKKVKRLVEKNKKKKKQSQSSNFAALTLIHDPQGFAEKLFHQLEKRHERFEVKMLTLDVVSRLIGLHQLIIFNFYPYIQRFLQPHQKEVVRMMQFVAQASHEVVPPDVLEPVLRALVNNFVTERNSSDVMAIGLNAIREMCSRAPLVMTEDLLRDLAQYKNYRERSVMMAAKSLIHVYRSSMPHLLHKKDRGRPTEASLEIVARKYGEVDAKEFVPGAEILLETENNESCDDSDESGDEWVNVSHSEDEISEDENIDGEDEDVDGSDDEENDDVESNTDTEGINDTDQSISTQNSTTNTITKKKKVISKKEQLAEKKEKAAQVSSMRILSDEDFKRIEIAQLSKQMTSAKNRKRPAEPEETSRGELVRLKDIENIYKKRKHDKQTRIDSIKKGQEGREKFGYKDGRLNPFSSKTNREKKKTKNFMMIKHKAKGKVKKSFKDKQIALRNHLTKLKKMK